Genomic DNA from Budorcas taxicolor isolate Tak-1 chromosome 5, Takin1.1, whole genome shotgun sequence:
CCATCCGGTCACTTCCTGACATCCACCCAGAGCACCCTGGTATGGGCTGTCTGGGCCTGCTCTTGATGCACCTGTGAGGAGATGCTATACTCCAGGGCCTGTTGTTTCTTCTGGGAACCCCAGCCTGTGTCTAAAATATGTTAGAGCTGCCTGGAAGGGTGTTTTGCCAATAACTCTTATAAAGGCTGACTCTGAAATTGACCCAGTTATCTTGGTCTTGTTTCAGAAGTTGCCAGGAATCCCTTGCTTCCAGGACTGAGTCGTCCTTGAGGGAAGGGCCCTGAAGTTGTGGCCCCATGTTATGATCAGTGACAAGACTGCCAAAGGGGGCCGGGGAAAAGCAGACGAGGTTGCCGGTGACCGGGTACCCTGCTCCCACCCCACGGTGGCCTGAAGGACCCAGGACTGAAAGAAGTCCTCCTTCcttagaggagagagagaggcagggagccCTTCTGCCCTGGCAAGAGCTAATGAAGGCGTCTGTGTAGGCAGGACAGCCCTGCTGCTGGCCGCAGGGATGGCGCTCCTACAGAACACGCTGGCGCAAGCCAAACAGCATGGCTACAACTTTCTGAAAGTCCGAACCGTCAGCTTCTCCGCTGCTCTTTGGAACGAGGGACCTGGCGCTGAGCGGGGAGGGGCCCCGCCTGCCTTGCCGCCTGAAGAGAGCAGTCGGCACGGAGCTGGCTGTGCCCGCCCGCGTTTCCAGCCTTTCCTGTGTGGGGGATGTCGAGGCACCTCTCACCTGGCTCCCCTGCCGGCTCGCCTGATGGTCCAAGATCCCTTCCGTCCACCTGGCGCTTCCAGGCCTCTCCTCGGCCAAGGCACGGATGCCCCGTGCTGGGGACCCGGGAGGACTCCGCTCCACGGGGAGCCCCAATCAGATGCGTCTTGGCCTCAGGTCCCAGGCAGCTGGCCAGGAAAGGCCGGAAACGCTCCACACATGCTCCTTCCTCCAAACGCTGAGGGGAGGGAGGCCCCTCTGAGAGGCCATTTTATAGTCATAGCCAGGCGGCATCCTTTGCTGTGGGGGGATGAGAGATGGTGGCGAGAGAAGTACTTTTGAGGGGTGAACCAAGAAAGCATCCTTCTGCACGAATGGGCTTGTTAAAACCCGACAGCCTGAAAGCTTGCCTTCTGCCGAATCCCAGGCGGGTATGTGAGGAGTTCCTTTGCTGGGACATGAAGCTGTGTTGTTGGCAACAGCGATATCTGAGCCTGACCTTCAGAAGGTTAAAAATAGTGTTGTCCTGGCAAAGCCCttctccatctgtgtgtgtgtgtgtgtgtgtgtgtgtgtgtgtgtgtgtgtgtgtgtgtgtgtgtgtgtatacacgcaCGCATGTTTGTGCACTAGCTTCTTAAGAGGCAGAGGCAAATAGCATCCCCACCTGGTGCTTCTCTGGGGCAGACATGGTGGACACAAGGGGTGAGGCCATTCTTTGTCTCAAGTGGAATGGCTTCACCTGCTTTCCTGTTACTTGCTGATGCCAGCGAGGGAATTTGCAACTGGAAAACAACTTTTGTAGTGAACTGGGGAGAAGGTATGGGGTGATTTTGACTTTTTGAAGCCTGCTCAGGATCAGAGTTCCTCTGACACCTTTCTTGCTTTCTGTTCTAGAGCTTCAACCACGTGCTGGGGTGGGAgggcccatggggttgccaaggtGCAGTCGTTTTCCCCTTAGATAACGTGTTAAAACCAGCATGGATTTAGGTTTATTCCGCATGGTGCGCTACTGTGCTTTGTAAGTTTTATCTGTCCTCGCAGTCAGGAGTGGTCTTGTTATCGAAGTTAACAGATAAGGaagctaaggctcagagaagcgGTGTGGCTGAGTTGGTAACTGGCAGGGCCTGGACCCCAGCCCTGGTGGTcctggggcggcggggcggggtggggtggcagggtgGGGCAATGCCTCCCCGTCGCCCTTTCTCTTCACATCCTGCCTCAGTAGGAAGCCTTGCAGCAGTGAGTTGAGGGAGTGTCCTGGCCTCCCTTTTCTCAGCAACCTGCACACTTTATTCTTAAGCCAGAGGTCCCCCCATTAGGTCAGTGCTGGTCCTTTCTGACGTTCAGCCTCAGACCAGAGGTTCGGAACAGGGGGCGCAGGCACACATCAGTAATGGAGCTCTGTGGTACCCACTGGAGTCCTGCCCTCCCTCACTGGCGAAACTTGTGTGCTGTGAGAtccgcgccccgcccccacccccacccccggcctgtACACCCGCTGGTGCCAGGGCTCCTCTCCTGGGGAGCGGTTGCAGTCCCTGGCTGGTTGAAAGGAGTCCTGTGACAGGCTCTTTGACACAAGGCTCAGATCCCACCCTGGGTGTTTCCCCTCACCCTTAAACCCACTCAGCACAGAGGATCTCTGACCAGAGGTCCTGGCTCCAGCTTCTCCCCACCCCTGTTGTCCTCTTGATCTCCCAGAGCTGTCTGCCAGTCAGAGTATGTGctaggctggggtggggggtgaaggGAGCTTTGGAATGGAATCCCAAAGCCTTGTACTGTTTTACCCCGAACCCCTTTCAGGGACTGCCCACAAGGGCAGCAAAGAAGGGGGCCAAAACCCAAACTGATCCTtgaccagtccagcctaaagagGAAAAGAGCAAACACTCTAAAGGAGATCTTGAGAGTGCCCCACTGCTTCCCACTTGTTGCAGGAATAAATGCTCACGAAGCCCGAGCTGTTGGGGACCCGACAGAGTAGCTAAGCGCCCTGACTCTGGACTCAGGCGGATCTGGGTTCACACCCTTGCTCTGCTGTCCCGCTCCCTGTGTAGCCTCAAGCAGGTTGCTTAGCCTCTGGGCTTCAGTTAACCTTCTATAGAACAGGGGATTAAGGCCTATAGATGGGTTtgtagtgaggattaaatgaaataatagtgTCAGGTATCTTATCGTGGGCCTGACACATCgttggtgctcagtaaacatgacTGAGGCCCAGAAGGACCGAGTGGCTTGTCTCAGGTGCTCAGCTCCTCAGTCTACCCACCTCTCCTCATAAGGGAGCTTGTTTCCAACTCTTGTGGACCAGTTGCACAGAAGGCTTCCACAGGTCCTGGCTCTGTCGAGCTGACCAAGGCCCTGGAGGCCCCAGAGTCACTCACTCAGCCAGAGTTGCTGAGCACCAGCTACTTAGAAGCTGGAGGCCATTGCAGGCCCCGTCGGGAGGCAGCCATGTTAGGGGGAGGCGGAAGAGGCCCTGCTGGATTCTCAGTGGCTTGTTTGTAAAGGTAAGGAGGATGGACAGCCTGGAGAAGGATTGAGGGAAGTGGGGCCCCAGAGGTGGAGGGGTGGTGAGGGGCGTCTGGGGCGCTGACCTTGCTGTCATGGGTCTGGGGTCCCCTCCCAAGGCTCCAAGGCTCTGTGCTCTGCTCCGAGTGCCTGCCCTTGGGGTCAAGGCATTCGTGGTCTCTGAGGCCCAGGGGCTGCCTGGTCACATTGTGTTTTTGAGGAGACCCTCATCCCCTGCAGAGTCCGAACCAAGCTGAggcgcccccagcccctcctcacaAGCTCCTTCTGAGGCTGAAGTGCTCCTGCCTGCTGGGCCTCCCACAGTGGGAACCAGTGAGGCCTCTCCATGGCCCCAGCCAGCTGCCCCTTTCACCCCCGCTGCCTCCCAGGATTACTCAGCCTTCACAGCGTCTGTCACTAAGATCCTGAGTGCGTTCTTGACGGCCTCTCTTCAGGAAGGGCTTGGGCTGTGTGGCCTTTTAAGAAAGGCTTGGTGCCCAGGTTAAGCCTCTGATTGTGGTTCTGTGTGAAGAAACCATAAGCCAGAGGAAAAGCGATGGTTCAGCTTTGGTCTTAGAGCTTTGTGTCAGCGTCTGTTTGAGTCTCTGGGCTTGGTATTGAACGTGGGCCGTATAGACAGGTGGAGAAACTGTCCTTTCCCTCTGATTTCTGCATAGATTATTCAGAGTAGGAAAAAGTCCGAGGAACCTCTTACCTTGTGGCCTTTAAGTACTGGTCTCTGCTCACAGGTTTGTCTCCTGGATGCAGGAGCCTTGGGCAAGGTCTCCAATGCAGCTTCTTCCTTCAGACCAGGATCCCCAGTCTCTGGAAATCCTGCTTTTTCCACCAGGGCCAGGAGCTCAAGAGTGATATCCAGGTTTTTAGGCTCATCTCTGGGAAGCCTGAACATGTTCTGAAAGGTTATAAGTGGTCATACCAGTgtcaggggatctgcctgatccagggaggggagagggctaGACTGGACTGACTGGTGCCCGACCTCAGCTTCTCTGTTGAGCCAGAGCTGAGTCAGTTGTTCCGGGGCGGTGCTGACTGCCACTTGACTGATGGTCAGCAGCCATTTCCTCATCCTTGGTCCCAGGGCCAGAGTTTGGTTTTCCCTCCTCTCCAGGGGCTCAGGCAGCCCAGGAACTGGGTGTTCAATGTCTCTCCATCACTTCTATAGGAGCAGCCTCTAAGCAGGTGCAGCACACCCTCTGAGGACTGAGCCGAGGGAGCTTGGCCTTGCTGGGATGGCGGTTTGGGTACCACCTTGCCTCCCCTTTCCCTTCTTAAACCCAATAGCACATGGAAGGTTGTCCTCAGTGCTACATTCTATTTGTCCCCTACCCTCGCCAGAGATGGAGGTATTTCTGGGGCttattttcctgcattggagTTTGCCTTAAGCCTTAAAGTGGAGTGGGATGGCTTTCATTCCACGGCCATCTCCTGCCCTGGACCCAGGAGAGCAGGCCTGTGGCCAAGGACCATTCTGGAGCAGTGGTGCAGTGCCACCTCCTGGCCACAGTACACATCCTGGCTTCCTACTCTGGCTCCACAGTTGCTGGAACAGTTCATCTAAAAAGGAACTTGAGAAAGATTTTCCAAAGTCTGATTCTGGTTGATCCTATAATACCTATAGCTTTTTGTATCAGCTTGACCTTTCTGGGGCTGCTTTACCAAGCCTCTGATTAAGATGGCTTTGTATTTCCAAAGCCCAAATTGTCAAGGCAGGACTTAGCAGTTACAGCCTAGAAGCAGGGACATCAACCCAGAACCCAGCGCTGGATGCATGTATCCCAAGAGAGTGACCTTCTTGTGGTCTTGGAGGAGAGGGAGTGGTAAGGAAAGTGGCTGGAATGTGGGAAGGACACAGGCGTGTGAACAAAGCATGTAGGTTCTTCTTGAGACTGAAGCCGTTCTGCTTTCTAGTCTGGGCTAAGTGCTGCCAACTGATTGGGCATTGAAAGAAGCTGATCCAGGACAGGACAGGAGCTCTGCTAACTTGAAGGGGTCTAGCTCACTCCCTTCTATAGAATTGGTAGTCTTCTGGAAACTGGTGGTAGGGAGGATTTTTGGTTTTGTGAATTCATCTTGAGGGTTCCCTTAGTGTGCTGTTGCCAAAGTGGATTCTGTACCTGGCCCATCTTTCAGTGCCCCTCCCCCCACTGTGCAATTAAGAGCAAGTTTTATGCAGCTcatttcccaaaccagggactgggGATTCCTGTTTCTACTTTACAGAGATGTTGGAATAAACATGTACATTTCACTGTTGACTGTAGTTGGTTGTTCACCTGGCCCGTGCCATGTGCCCCAGTGGAGCTTACAGACTAGAGGGAATCCAGCGTGGGAAGGGGGCATCCGTGGATGTCCTGTCGCTAACGcctctgccattccctcctttcTAGGCCTGGTGTCCAAGTCCTCTCCTAAGAAGCCACGTGGCCGTAACATCTTcaaggcccttttctgctgtttTCGTGCCCAGCATGTTGGCCAGTCAACCTCCTCCACTGAGCTCTCCCCCTACAAGGAGGAACCCAACACCATTGCTAAGGTAGCTGGATCCAAGGTGGTGTGATGCCAGCAAGGATGAGACTGCCATGGGCGAGTAAGGGTCACTGTAACCATAGCAGGAGGGCAAGCCAGCCTTGCCTGCATCAGAAGATCTCTGGCCCAGAGGAGGCCCTTCCTCTGTCCTTCCCATCGTGGGCCATCTTCTTCCTGTTGATTCCCATCTGTGGTGTGGGCCACCTGGATGTCCTTGTGGTTTCTGAGGGCCCCTGTAATCCAGATCCTTCCAAGTTCCTGGAACTGTCCAACACACTTTGCATATGTTGTCTCATATGACCCATATCAGCCTTGCAAAGAGACTCAAGGATTTCAGCTCACAGACATGAAAACTGAAACCCAGAGGGTATATGTTAGCCCTTGAAGAGTTATTGGTTAGTAAATGATAGTGTCAAGGTTTGAACTAAAATCTCTCTGGCTGTAAGTCCTGtgactgttgtttttatttttaactaagcAAAGATAACCTCTAAGTTATCTTTCAGGGAACTTTTAGGGAACCAAGGAATTGAAATTCTGTCACATTTCTTGATAACTCCTTGCAGCACTCTGACCTGTACCTGTTAGAGACATTTGGAAATATATAGGGTGTCTTTGATTCCCATAATTACCAGAAGATACATCTGGCATCTCAGAGGTGGGGATAGAAATTATTCTTTCCCCCTAGGCCATTGGTATTTCCTTCTGAACCACCAAGTTTTAGCTGTCCTCCCTCTCTTTCAAAGCCAGGCTATAGACATGAACTTCACTGTCCGAAACAGGGAAATGGTTAAATGAAGTACAAGGTGACAGTATTAACTGAACTGTTCACAACAATGTGGAAGTGTTGAGTTGCAACATTAAgtcaaaaaacagaaagcaaaagtaTGTATCATGAGGGGGAAAGACTGCTAAAGCAAGCTAGAAGGAAATGCAGTAAAATGCCAGCATTGTTTCTCTAAGTGCTaggactttcatttttcttcagggTTTCCATTAAGATCACTTACTTGCTGCAaccataacatttttattattagccAAAGGCAGGAAAAACACTTCTGATCTCTCTGCACTCTATCTCCCTTCACATTTTAGGACCACAGTGTGGGTTCACATCAGCTTGTGTTTTGTAGGGGCtcagcgcgtgcacacacacacccgccaTCTGTGCCCCCACGGAGAACATAGGAAAAAGACAGGTTCTCAAAGAAAAGGCTGGTTTCTGGACTAAGCAAGAGGCTAAGCCTCTGTAGTAAGGGGTCCTGATTTGGATTCTGGCTCTGTGCAGTTGGCGTCAGCTGCGTCAGTTCCCTGTTCCTCTGAGAGGCAATGGTAGCCGAGCTCAGGGacactgccttctccatccttCATCAGGCCTAGTGCAGAAGGGAGACTTCGGCCCCTTTCCTGCCCAGCTCTGAAGGAAAGTCACTTCTGTTATGTCAGGGGGCTTCAGGGGGCTGGGATCTCGGGGAGAAGATTCCCTTGCAGGGCTGAGTGGGCTTCAGACGGCCAGGAAAGGCACTAGTGGCTGGCACTGACTGCCTCCTTTTCTCCCGTAGTCGGATCTGCTCCAGTGCCTCCAGTACCAGTTTTATCAGGTATGTGACTCTGCAGGGCGTCTACTCAGAAGCCCCGAGACCCAGTGAGCCCTGCTAACCTCCTGTGGCGATGTCCTAAGTCCTTGTAGCGTGCTGGCGAGctccccacctgggaagctgtttgTCCCAGACATTTGCTGAAGGCCCACTATGTGCAAGGCCTTGGATCGTGGAGGGGGCAGCTGGCCTCCAGCCTGTGGAGCTGACCACCAGCGCTGGCCTCCGTCTCTAGTATCTGGATCACTTCACGGTCCCCAGGGAGGCTGGAGCAGGGAGTCGGTCTCTGCTCTTTCTCCTCTTGGTCTTCTGGTGTCACCTCTCTCGGGCTGAAGTGGGGGGCATCTTCCATCTCCTCAACGGGCCTAGCTCTTCCCAGAGTTCTGTTGAGGGAAATTAATCTTGGTGGCAGATACAGCACCTTGGCTCTGGTTTTAGATTCCAGGGACCTGTTTGCTCCCAGAGGTGACAGAGGAAGATCAGGGAAGAATCTGCGTGGTCATTGACTTGGATGAAACCCTTGTGCATAGCTCCTTTAAGGTAATGTGACCTGTGGAGCCCTTCCTCACCCGTCTCGGGCTGTCCTGGGAACCTGACTCAGGTGCCGTGAATTGGCCTAAAGGTGATGCTGGAAGAGTGAATAGAGACAGTGTGGGATTTGACCACACTGGCATTGCAGATACCTGGAGACCACTCCAGAGAATGTTGAGCAGGAGCTCCTCCTCTCTCTTGTCACTGCCAACAGGCTGCATCTGCCCCTTGTGGCATAGGAGCCACCAGGGCTCTGTACAGGACAGGCCCAAAAGAAGGCTACGGGCCATGAGTCAGCCTTGGGCCCTGTCCCTGTCTGTTTTATCAGGCCCAGAGACGCTCAGTTCAGGTAGAATTTGCAGATGGTAGTAGGTAGAGAAAACCAGAAGGGATATTGCAGCCTGTACTGGGGTGAGAGCCACTTAGTGGGGCGGCAGGAGCTTCTTAGAGCCTCTGAGATCtgaccctccctcctcctcccaggggacAGGCCTTGGTCAGGACTGGGGTGTGGCTGGGCTTCTTGTCTCTTCtcatgagctgactcattgactCCTCTGCCTTTCAGCCAATCAACAATGCTGACTTCATAGTGCCTGTAGAGATCGAAGGGACCACTCACCAGGTAAGTACTGCCAGGCCCAGGGCCCCGGGGTCCTCCGTatctcagggctgtgttccatcAGTTGATCCTTTCCTGTAACTTCAGTCTCTCCATGTTTATTGGTACCTTGCACACTCAAGGCTTTCTCATCTTAAAAAATTCAGCCCCCCAGTCGCCTCAAGGtgccatttttattctctttgcagccaaactttttaaaaaacaagtattaTTTAATAAAAGTAATAGCTATCATTTACTTACCTGCCCTGCCCCTGCTGAATGTGACCAGCACTCTTAATGCTTTATTACATTTTCTCTGATCTGAAGAGTTGGTGTGTCTGCCTGTTACAGCCAAGGAAGCCAGTACTGGctgtttcctttcctcccctgcccacccaTTCCATCTAGCTGGTGAATTTTCTTCCTTCCCAGCTCAGGCATCTCCTCCTCTGTATCTCTCTATGCAGCTCCCTCCCCTTGGGTCCCTTCACGGGATTCTGTCACAATAAATGCTCAGTACACATCTATCTAAAAACACTTGATTCTAAGTAAGAGCAGACTCTGGCTCTGTATAACTGGCTCAGTCCAGGGTTAAGGATCGGTGGTGTTGATAGTCAAACAGAAGAGTTACTTGTAGGGAAATGGGGCTTGAGGGTCCCATGGATGGTCATCGCTCTCCTATGTCCATTAAAAGTTCTCTTCGTCCCAAGGCCCTCCTCCCAGCTGAGGTGCTCTGCCAGGCCTAGCGCCAGATTCTGCGTGGCAGCCCTTTACAGTctgcttgggggcttccctggtggctcagatgggaaagaatcagcccacagtgcaggagacccgggttcaacccatgggttgggaagatcctctggagaagggaacagcaacccaccccagtattcttggctggagaatccccgtggatagaagagcctggtgggctgcaagtccatggggttgcaaagagtcggacacaactgagcaatacACTTGAGTATATAGAGGTGTATAAAACTCACAGAGAAGACAAAGGCATATCTTCAGAGAGACAAATAAACACAGTGAACTCCTGGCTAACAAGGAGAGACGTGAATAATGGAAAAGGGATGAGATTTAAATgattggggggtggggatggtagTGGGGTGTCTACGTGCAGAAGTTGGGTTTTCAGCAGAATGGTGAGAGGATGCCAAGCTTGATGAGTAACCAGGAAGAAGAGAGGACCTGTTAAAGGGTAAAGAAACGGCAGGTGAAAGGAGGCCCAGTTGTGGCTACCTGGAGCCCAGGGTTCCTGCTGCAGAGCTGGGAGGGGTCTGGTGAGTGATGGCCAGTCCAGGACACCTCCAGGAGGAAGAGTCACAGAGGCACATGCTCTTGAGCAGGGAGAGACGTGGGTAAAAAGAACTTTGAAGGGATGGTTCTAGGAGCACCTACGTAGGCTGGATGAGAGGAGCACACCTGGATGGGGGCAGGCACACAGCAGACACAGGAGGGACACGCACCCAGGGAAGCTTTCTGGCCATGATGTGCAAGATGATGAAAGGTGACACGAGGGGTGGGGTGGCTGGCAGGAGCAAGCACAAAATGGGTGGGAGTCACTAGGGCAAGATGCTTCGGGGTGTTGGATCTGTGGTCACGGGAGGGGAACAGGCCACTTTTCCCCTGGTGCCTTTCAGAGAAGCCCTGCAAGGGAGAGCTTGAGGTTTCAGGAAAGATCTGCAACCTTGCCTGATGGGGACCTGGACTGACTGTCCTGCCAGAACCAAGGATAGAAACTCCTGCCGAGGCTGTGGCTGGATTCAAGTAATCCAGGATAGGCTGTTTCCATCCGTGAGGCCTATTCTTGATTACTTGTTTCTGGAGGCAGCTGATGGTTCGCCGCTGGAAAGAGATGGCTCCTGGGACCtgaggtgtttttgtttgtttttgagctGGGTCAAGGTTGGGACCACCGAGCCAGCAGGAGCTTGGTGAGGAGGTGATGCTGGTGCCCCGGTCGGTGGGGCAGAAGGCTGCTGGCCAGATGGCCCAGAGGCGGGGCTGAGGGAATGTGGACTGAGCCAGTTCTACTTGCGCAAGTGGTGATGGGGCCTGACGCGGCGCAGCTTCCCCCGCACGGGGTCACCTCCGGCAATCTGCTCTGCTTCTCCTCAGGTATACGTGCTCAAGAGGCCATACGTGGACGAGTTCCTGAGACGGATGGGGGAGCTCTTTGAATGTGTTCTCTTCACTGCCAGCCTGGCcaaggtattgggggcaggaggggggcaAAGGCCCGGGAGCAGGGGTGGCAGCTCCTTGCGGGTCTGCAGGAGGCCACGGGGAAACCAGGACCGCATCTACACAAAaagcctcctctctcctcccagtaTGCTGACCCCGTGACGGATCTGCTGGACCGGTGTGGGGTGTTCCGGGCCCGCCTGTTTCGTGAGTCCTGTGTGTTCCACCAGGGCTGCTACGTCAAGGACCTCAGCCGCCTGGGAAGGGACCTGAGGAAAACCCTCATTCTGGACAACTCGCCTGCTTCCTACATCTTCCACCCAGAGAATGCAGTGAGTGGTCCAGACACACCCACACAGCAGGGCTTGGCAGAGGCCCTGTCCTGGGAAGGagcggggaggagagggagggtggtGAGCTGTGGGGTTTACTGGAGGAGCACACCAGCCCAGGTGAATGGGCCAAGCTCCAGGGGGATCCGGGGCAGGGAGATTTAGGCcgctctctccctccccaggtGCCTGTGCAGTCTTGGTTTGACGACATGGCGGACACTGAGTTGCTTAACCTGATCCCAATCTTTGAGGAGCTGAGCGGAGCTGAGGATGTCTACACCAGCCTGGGGCAGCTGCGGGCCCCTTAGCCTTCCCTGCTGCCAAGCCATGGCCATCCCAGTAGGGGGCTTTCCTACACTGTGCCTTTATGATCAGCTTGACAGAGTGGAAGCTAGAGCATCTCACCAAATGAGGCCTGGAAATAGACGTGACTGGAAAGAGCATTAGGACAGGTTAGATGCCAAGTGGGCAAATATCAGACCAGTGATACCCAGAACTCCCTACTCCCTGAGTTGGGTTCCTGAGATGTGAGTGAGAGtctgtgagtgagagagagagagagaatgtgtgtgtgtgtgtgtcttgcctTGAACTGTGGCCCCAGGATATAAGCGTTTCAGGTTGGGAGAGAAACTGAAGGATGAAGAGTCTCCTCGAGTtagtctctctcctctcccttcacCCTGAGAGCCACCGAGCTCCAGGCATGAAGACTGTTAACGGCTCCATTGCCAAAGCTATGGCCTTTCCTCAGTGTTGTAAGGTTTATGCCAAGGAGAGAGTAGGGTCAGGGGCTGCCTTCGGGTGCCCCAG
This window encodes:
- the CTDSP2 gene encoding carboxy-terminal domain RNA polymerase II polypeptide A small phosphatase 2 isoform X2, which gives rise to MEHGSIITQARREDALVLTKQGLVSKSSPKKPRGRNIFKALFCCFRAQHVGQSTSSTELSPYKEEPNTIAKSDLLQCLQYQFYQPINNADFIVPVEIEGTTHQVYVLKRPYVDEFLRRMGELFECVLFTASLAKYADPVTDLLDRCGVFRARLFRESCVFHQGCYVKDLSRLGRDLRKTLILDNSPASYIFHPENAVPVQSWFDDMADTELLNLIPIFEELSGAEDVYTSLGQLRAP
- the CTDSP2 gene encoding carboxy-terminal domain RNA polymerase II polypeptide A small phosphatase 2 isoform X1, which gives rise to MEHGSIITQARREDALVLTKQGLVSKSSPKKPRGRNIFKALFCCFRAQHVGQSTSSTELSPYKEEPNTIAKSDLLQCLQYQFYQIPGTCLLPEVTEEDQGRICVVIDLDETLVHSSFKPINNADFIVPVEIEGTTHQVYVLKRPYVDEFLRRMGELFECVLFTASLAKYADPVTDLLDRCGVFRARLFRESCVFHQGCYVKDLSRLGRDLRKTLILDNSPASYIFHPENAVPVQSWFDDMADTELLNLIPIFEELSGAEDVYTSLGQLRAP